ATTGTACATAAACAATGATAGTTTACGATTAAGAGATCCCATTCATGATCAAACTAATTagttagttttttttatcacaAGTAACTGAACAAACTGTGGAATTGATAGAAttagaatattttcatagttgaaatcatgagtcaattNNNNNNNNNNNNNNNNNNNNNNNNNNNNNNNNNNNNNNNNNNNNNNNNNNNNNNNNNNNNNNNNNNNNNNNNNNNNNNNNNNNNNNNNNNNNNNNNNNNNNNNNNNNNNNNNNNNNNNNNNNNNNNNNNNNNNNNNNNNNNNNNNNNNNNNNNNNNNNNNNNNNNNNNNNNNNNNNNNNNNNNNNNNNNNNNNNNNNNNNCCTCAGCATCAGTTATGTGGTGTTGTCGCGGAAGGTCGATAATCCTTTATAGACTGCGAtaatcaaacacagagagtcgctCAACTTTCTCAATTCTGTGTGGCCATTCATGCCGTGTTAGATAACACGTACCTACTCGTGACGTGCTGAATCAGCTTTCCGATagcaccactgagccggtatccaacggtgtggatgcgcactgctgaggagtcccatcataagatgaaacggccgtccagtacttccaggttttccatgatggtctagcttcaattgactcatgatttcaactatgaaaatactgaaatcttcacaaaaccccttctgatctagaATTAGAATAATTACAAGTACATGCATATGATGGGGGGGTTAAGAATGTTACCGATTGTGTTAAATCCTACGGTGTCTGTCAGTTTATGTATAAGTGCTGAAACATACATATACACGGGGGAGCAGATATGATCTTCAAGTAAGGTTGTttgaacacatacctaaatggctacaCAAACAAATGAACACCATTGGTCTGATAAAATCATAGAGTAGACAAATATCtttcttcattaaaaaaaatattcggTCGAGATGGGTCATACTGTTGATAGGAAGTCAGCtttctttttgttatataaacggtcgtctagtacttccaggtattccatgatggtctagcttcaattgacttatgatctcaactattaaaactataTAAAAGTGTTAAAAGCCGTATACAAAGGCTTATTGAAGCCTTATCCACACGAAAATTGAAATCtcctttatgtattcaaaagcAATTTGTTCTAATACTTAACCTacgataataatattaatttattatccATAGTGACTGTCACATTCCTTTTCATATTGTATACTTTATTGGATCTCCATTTCCTTTTATCTTTTAATTTGTCCAGGTGACTCTCCTTATTTTCTTCGTACCAAacagcacgaaacctaggtcatGAGGAGTTTCCTACCGATAATTTACAACCCGTCAACATCAAGAAAAAgtgtaatcataatgataaccAAATATTTCACTTGGGAAAATTCTTTCATAATTCTAacacggattcgatcccgtgtcactcagggagcaccagttccctcaagattacaggtacaccttgctgacgaatgcCGAGCAGCACGAAACccgtgtccagggtttcctgttgaccacctccaaccaccatatTATCTAAATCTATTTGAAGGGGATTCATTGTTAAAGCATACAATAATGAGAagttattttaatataaaatgaCAGAATTTAGTTATTGTTGGCTGATGATACAATCTAAAAGGGTATACAATAGTGTAGTAATTACTAGGATCCACATTTTGTTACATTTTACTCCTACATTATAGTTATGAagggtttttttttgttttttatgtatTTTCTTGTTAGAATTATGAAAGAATTTTCCCAAGTGAAATGTTTGGTTATCATTAAGTTTACACTTCTTCCTAATGTTAACGGGTTGTAAATAATCGGTAGGAAACTCCTAATGACCTACGTTTCGTGCTGTTTGGTACTCATCACATCTAGCCTTAGTTCTATTAATTTACTAGACAGGTTATATATCTGTTACGTTAGTGACAATGTATTTTGTTCATTGATTAAGCTTATCACCATTGTGTATTTTTATTCGATGCGCCTAAGTCTGTTTGAAAATTCATAGTAAATTTATACTTTTTACATTTTTTCATTTAGGGTTATTGATGAAGCACCTCCAGCCTATGAAGATTTTGATAAATATCCTAGATTAAGTAAATATCAGGCCTCGGTAAAAGACTCAAATCCGGTTAAACCATGTACCCAACAACCTCGACAATTTTCACAGTTTGATTCTGATCAACATGTAAACTCATCAGCAGTCTCATGGATAGAACCATATCCGAAACCACAAGGTGATCCACCACCTGCCTTTTTCAACTGGCTTCGTAATCGATTTGGTTCTTTACGTCAAAGTATTATGAGTCGTTTATCAAGTCAAAGTAACCAATTACAAGGTTCTTCGGTTTTCAGTATACATGATAATTCTAGTTTTGCAGTTTCATCAACTGTCAATATTCCGGAACCATCGAATTCAGTGTTTCCTGCACAATTATCTGGGGCAGTAGAGCCAAAGCTTTTGGAATTAAATGATTCAAAAATGACAcgtttatcatcattatcatcttcacGATCCAGTGCATCATCAATAGTTTGTGCAACTGATGAACAGACTATGATAGGAGTATCTACCATATCATCGAGTAGTCATAGTAATCAAATATCAAATTCTAGTTGTACAAATGTACCTCAGAGAACTTTAATAGTACGTAATTATGACATAGAACAAAATGATAGTCACGATGATACTGACGAAATCAATCAGTCTACGActcattaatgaataaaattttgttCGTCACAAAATGTAAGTATCACTCAGTTGACTTTTTGGGGAATTTTgaaaatttacttttttttcaaaaaatagcAGTGTctagtcacctagactagtggccacattgcaacttgatcgatagcattcgatctgtaCTAAGAAAgacctgacacacatgacattgatctcCACCCAGTGATTAATCAGTTGTGAGCATTCAATATTTTTTGACCTCATTTTCGATTTTCCTTTCATTTTCATTACTCTTTGAGCTTAAGCTTTCATCAGTGCGTTAAAAATCCTTGTTTTCAGAATTTTCTAGTGTAGGGTAACTTTTGCATAACCTTCGTCTTTTCTTCCGGTAACTGCTTTGAAGACATGAGAAATAACTACTGGATTGTAGTCTTCATGTACTTTGGTTTACTCatttattttacaattaatagagaaactgtagtgaacgaacacTCAGGTAGGGAAAACCAGTATTTTGTTTAAAGCATAGTTACAGAGTTCTTTGATAAAGTGTAAAAACCATGCATTAAATACAACATTTGCAAATATTCCATCAATTGTCCTTTAcatccttcatgattcttccaTTACTCAATTCCTTTGTGCTTCcctttttgttttcttcagtGCAATCTTCCTAGCTTCCATTTGACAATCATTCAACTTCTAATTGGTgtgacatactacttatatctgtcgacatgagtagcatacaccacagcaCCATTAAAAACCGGTAAATGTTTAACAGCCGCTTCATCCTGTTATATAGCTTCTCAGTTGTTTCGATCCATGAGTCATATTGTCAAGGGGTTAAAACTATCATGTTCGGTCCTAGAGACTAACGCATTTTCTTTCGACCCCTGAGTTGGATTACAATGGTCCACACCTCCAACTTCATACAGTTCACTATATAAAAATATGGGTTCACAGAAAGATTACCTGATCGAGTGATGGATTCTCATTCCAAAAAACCAAATGATAGAATGAAATAACTGTACACTGCTTACTGATCTTTAATGGTACCTTAATTAATGTCAATATACAAAAAATACCGCCTACAACTATATCCCAATTTCAGCAAAATTAACGGTTTCTTCATTAAACCAATAATTAAACGCTTtataattattcacttagtattgtttgtttgaatcttcccattgatggttttggactgcaactggtcagtctctctccaaaaacatcaatgggaagattcaaacaagcaatactaagtgaatttaaacttcaccccattgcacaagcaagtggatatcaggactcagtagctgagtggataacgcgatggcgtttgaagtgaaaggtaccgggtccgagtctcagagtgaacatcaactgtgagatgcaagtacatccagctgacgagttcaaataggacgaaacgcgcgtcgtagattccactgctagccactatgcatctttgcttaccatgattatttattattatttcttaaacTTTAAATTGATAAATATCATAAATCATATGTATATAACCCTATTTGttttttacaaacttgtttttattttcaacaggatatcaaatatgaataaattgtaTGATTTATCACGTAATACAGCATCATTATTTATTGCGatatttctggttagcgtttttttggcgagatagttttctacgggatagggtcgctaaccccatgcccaaccctcttcctttacccggacttgggaccggcagtaactctagaagagctacaggcggagttattgcGGTATTCGCTAGCAACTATTGGCTTACTGTGAAATCTTCATGTAAATAATTCTATATCAAACTACCAACTATTTTCCAATAATCTTTTACAATGATCATATTATTTCAACAATATCAACTTTGAACATATGTCGTTTCCTTCTTTCATTGTGTCTAATATGGTCACCTGTATTGCTTCATTTTCAAATGCGACTTCTTTTCTTTATTCTAGTTGTCTGTTATTGCAAAACTTTCTTTTTGGAGTTCTTCTTTTTGTTAAGTGTATGTTGGTTAACAACTGGTTATTACcactgttattactattattaccactattactattattattatcattactaaataatttgtttactatattttacaaattacGTCTCTTGTTCACAATTGATTATATATACAGAACTTGTATAGCTGATACGATAGAGTTTCCCTGCATACACATAAACTTATATTACTTTAACGAACAAATAGAAAGTTCCAAGTGATATCCACACATATATATACCCACAAATGTATAAAATATCTTGCATTTATCAAAATCTACTTTTTtatgtagatatatatattgtttttattcCTATGTAAACTTGACACATAACAATAGAACAAACAGGGAATACTTAGCATCAATCTTATGTAATTCTGTTTGTAATTTACGTCATGATGTAGGAGTTAATgctttgtatttttatttatatattgtttttttatggGTAGAAGAAAATGTTGTTTACTATTGGTTCATTCGTTTTGTTTTAGAACTTACTTGATGTTTCTTCTGAGTTGTCttgatcttacttacttactaacatactcctgttacacctcgtggaggaacataggccgcgcACCAacattttccatccaactctgtcccagccaatcctttccagttaacattcatccttttcatatctgcttctatttcccaaagtaatgtgttctttggccttcctcttttccacttcccttcaccattccaagttagcgcttgcatagtgatgcagtttggtgatttccttaatgtatgtccaattcacttccaacatcttttcctaatttcctgttcagctggaatctggtttgtcctctcccataaaacactgttgctgatagtatctcgCCAGTgagtgttgagtattttgcatgaacagctgtttataaatacttgtacctccttgatgatggatgtagtagttctccacgttccatctccgtacagtaagacggactgtcttgacgttcgtattgaagattctcgctttgaagttagttgagagttgttttgacttccatatgttcttcaattgcagaAATGCTACCTTTGCTTTGCCATGTATTGATCTGGTTGGAATAAAATGATAGGATAGATTAATtccaaaatcatttcttagtatCGTATGAATCACTTTTTGTTCTTCTATCACATAAAGTGAAAAGGTTAAATTTTCTCAAATTGCATTGTAAGTGGTAAGTCATGCAACTCTTTATTTGTGAGGGTTACTATCCTCTGTAATGTTTACTTCTCATAACCAAATATGATGATTAAAAGTATTTGATTTAGTGTGTAAACTAGGAATTCCCGATACAGTGTTATTTAAGTCATACAGAATcagatgagcacaaacgaacgtattgCATTTGAAATTCGAAATCAACGAACAATCAAATGCAAGAGAATGATCAGTTCGTACAAATACCACACCTAACTTATATCTTGCATCCAGAGATTTAATACTTATTAAGTAGATTGATATTTTTTGTGTATTCAACcaaaagttactattcatagTCCAGAATGTTAATAGCACTTCCCTGGCGGTAAGGTTCCAACAAGTACGGAACTAGCACAAAACTTACCTACAAAgtggtcgtgtgtgaccgacctcgagcagttgtcccttgggcactgtggtcacgctctcaggtcactaagaccacttctcATCCAGATCCCTtctcaggtacctctagaagaacccttccacaaCATAGAAGACCGGAAAGTGTTAACTGTCATCATACCTCGAACAGCAcccaagatcactgtattcataatcaacctccttcttcaattcataTTATTCCTCCCACCGCGACTTTTAACTCTAAATTGCCTCCTTCGACTTCTTCCACAAGTGTCACAATTGCCAAccattctagtgcgcgaaacactgtcctaGGACCGCCAAGACCTCGCTTCAAGCTACACATTGTAGCCTTCAATGTACGCACTCCATATGCAAATCGTCCggcaggcctccttggctaaatctttagaatctcgtaccattgatgtatactgtgtctccgaaacacacatacaggatTCTGGTGTGATCATTCgtttgacctcacctcgccaaaatggacagccaacgagatacaccctccgtgtatctggcgagtCGAAGGCTAGTTCTCATGGACTGGAGGTTGTAGGCATAGCACTCAGTACgagagcagaacaagcactattagagtgTATCTCTGCTAACAGTCACCTAtgtgctgttcggctaaacggcttcgtaagaactcggaaggatagggacacacgtcgttgcctttccTTCGTTTCCGCCTACGCTCCCATTGACTACaacccggatgaagtgaaagttgacttttacagaaagctttctgaaccTCTTCAAAAAGCCAAACACTCAGACATAAtactcgtagcaggtgactttaatgc
Above is a genomic segment from Schistosoma mansoni strain Puerto Rico chromosome 2, complete genome containing:
- a CDS encoding ubiquitin-specific peptidase 2 (C19 family), translating into MNCSCCSQTQVENPAPTVSVLEENVEDGDILQEIGNAQYTLEFLRQVIQQSSRVIDEAPPAYEDFDKYPRLSKYQASVKDSNPVKPCTQQPRQFSQFDSDQHVNSSAVSWIEPYPKPQGDPPPAFFNWLRNRFGSLRQSIMSRLSSQSNQLQGSSVFSIHDNSSFAVSSTVNIPEPSNSVFPAQLSGAVEPKLLELNDSKMTRLSSLSSSRSSASSIVCATDEQTMIGVSTISSSSHSNQISNSSCTNVPQRTLIVRNYDIEQNDSHDDTDEINQSTTH